The following proteins come from a genomic window of Tenebrio molitor chromosome 9, icTenMoli1.1, whole genome shotgun sequence:
- the LOC138137788 gene encoding gut-specific cysteine proteinase-like, giving the protein MNYSLVSTLILVVLFTTPVTLISPRRSLINRVNIIQSTWVAGENFPDSTTTEDLKHLNGFLGVDPDPDFTIQKKTHVIPRNEIPARFDAREKWPECRGIIENIMDQGICGSCWAFSSAEVMSDRLCIASNGTEKFVFSPEDLLECCVNCRNQCVGGYMNRAFQYWIKNGVVSGGGYNSNLGCKPYSRSAYINGRVSTCTKNCQVGYTTIYNDDKKFGGSVYGVSAAVEQIQMEILLNGPVVAGYQVYEDFYLYKKGVYKHVTGQKMGNHAVKIVGWGTENGTPYWLVANSWGRNWGDLGGFFKILRGKNHCGIESNIVTAKSSSSASYISSLVFILTAAAVNSTSFLSK; this is encoded by the exons atgaattattcCCTTGTTTCCACGTTGATTTTGGTAGTACTATTCACCACCCCGGTAACTCTAATCTCACCCCGTCGCTCCCTCATCAACCGAGTCAACATCATCCAGTCCACTTGGGTGGCTGGCGAAAACTTCCCTGACTCCACAACGACGGAAGATTTGAAACATCTCAACGGATTTCTCGGTGTCGATCCCGACCCCGACTTCACCATCCAGAAGAAGACTCACGTCATACCCAGAAACGAAATCCCAGCTCGGTTCGACGCCCGAGAAAAGTGGCCTGAATGCCGTGGCATCATCGAAAACATCATGGATCAGGGTATATGTGGCTCCTGTTGG GCATTCTCTTCAGCTGAAGTGATGTCGGACAGGTTGTGTATTGCGTCTAACGGAactgaaaaatttgttttttctccTGAAGACTTGCTGGAGTGTTGTGTCAACTGCAGGAATCAGTGTGTGGGAGGGTACATGAACAGAGCTTTTCAGTATTGGATAAAGAATGGTGTGGTTTCCGGAGGAGGTTACAACTCCAATTTG GGTTGCAAGCCCTACTCTAGAAGTGCATACATAAATGGTAGAGTTTCTACTTGTACCAAAAACTGCCAAGTCGGCTACACAACAATTTACAACGATGACAAAAAATTTGGTGGCAGTGTTTATGGAGTATCTGCAGCAGTGGAACAGATCCAGATGGAAATTCTGCTAAACGGACCAGTAGTTGCAGGTTATCAAGTGTACGAAGATTTCTATCTTTACAAGAAAG GAGTTTACAAGCACGTCACTGGACAGAAAATGGGCAATCATGCTGTGAAAATTGTGGGGTGGGGTACAGAGAACGGTACTCCCTATTGGTTGGTGGCTAATTCTTGGGGAAGAAATTGGGGTGATTTGGGTGGTTTTTTTAAGATCTTGAGGGGGAAGAATCACTGCGGCATTGAAAGCAATATTGTGACCGCGAAATCGTCGTCTTCAGCTTCGTATATTTCATCTCTTGTATTCATATTAACAGCTGCTGCTGTTAATTCTACTTCATTCTTATCTAAATGA
- the LOC138137787 gene encoding alanine--glyoxylate aminotransferase-like isoform X1 has product MATDELHLDFTSPHKKSALNFSIREYLLLGGGPTNCSDRVRNVLAKQCLNPVSTDIYQVMDDVKVFLRYVFQTKNNLTIAVQTSGNGGNETILTNLLDPGDKLVVAVGGTWGEKVVDMAERHNLDTLVLRKGPGEIYTLEELEAAITQHKANMLFVTHGESTGGTLQVLEGVGDMCHKHNCLLAVDAIVSIASDPLFVDRWGIDAVSAGSQKALGAPPGMCMLSFSQLAEKRMLGKKTPTPYYFDVKRLAVYWGCTEENRTFHYTFSSNMLAAVREALAQVCEEGLLPMWERHKKNARLFWKKLDEIGMECFVEKIENRFNGVTGVKIPKGIDQMEFLHFLKTKYAIDITPGHGPTLGKAMRVGLMGQNSRPEVVEYLIEALKDGLKHFGHIL; this is encoded by the exons ATGGCCACGGACGAGTTGCATCTGGACTTCACCAGTCCACATAAAAAATCGGCACTGAATTTCTCGATCCGGGAGTATCTTCTTCTGGGAGGCGGTCCCACCAATTGTTCGGACAGAGTGCGAAATGTCCTTGCAAAGCAATGTCTCAACCCCGTGTCCACCGACATATATCAG GTGATGGACGACGTGAAAGTGTTCCTGAGATACGTTTTCCAAACGAAGAACAATCTCACTATAGCGGTCCAGACGTCAGGAAACGGCGGCAACGAGACTATCTTGACTAATCTTCTCGACCCTGGAGATAAGCTTGTCGTTGCTGTTGGTGGTACTTGGGGCGAAAAAGTGGTAGATATGGCTGAGAGACACA ATTTGGATACTTTGGTCCTCAGAAAAGGTCCCGGCGAGATCTACACTTTGGAGGAGCTCGAAGCTGCGATCACTCAACACAAAGCCAATATGTTGTTTGTGACGCACGGGGAGTCCACTGGAGGGACCCTCCAAGTTCTGGAAGGTGTGGGGGATATGTGCCACAAGCACAACTGTCTGTTAGCTGTGGACGCTATCGTGTCCATCGCTTCGGACCCTCTCTTCGTCGATAGGTGGGGAATCGATGCTGTGTCCGCCGGCAGTCAAAAAGCTCTAGGAGCGCCACCTGGGATGTGCATGCTCTCATTCAGTCAACTAGCAGA GAAACGCATGTTGGGAAAAAAGACTCCAACTCCGTACTACTTCGACGTGAAAAGATTGGCCGTTTATTGGGGTTGCACAGAAGAGAACCGAACTTTCCACTACACTTTTTCTTCCAACATGTTGGCGGCTGTTCGCGAGGCTTTGGCCCAAGTGTGCGAAGAAGGGCTCCTTCCAATGTGGGAAAGGCACAAGAAGAATGCTCGTCTCTTCTGGAAGAAGTTGGACGAGATTGGGATGGAATGTTTCGTCGAGAAAATAGAAAATCGATTTAATGGAGTCACCGGAGTCAAAATCCCCAAAGGAATAGACCAAATGGAGTTTCTACACTTTCTTAAAACTAA GTACGCCATCGATATAACCCCAGGTCATGGACCAACTTTGGGGAAAGCAATGCGTGTGGGACTGATGGGTCAAAACAGTCGACCAGAGGTAGTGGAGTATTTGATCGAAGCATTGAAAGACGGCTTAAAACATTTCGgacacattttgtaa
- the LOC138137787 gene encoding 3-hydroxykynurenine transaminase-like isoform X2: protein MSGHQKDSKLSEVMDDVKVFLRYVFQTKNNLTIAVQTSGNGGNETILTNLLDPGDKLVVAVGGTWGEKVVDMAERHNLDTLVLRKGPGEIYTLEELEAAITQHKANMLFVTHGESTGGTLQVLEGVGDMCHKHNCLLAVDAIVSIASDPLFVDRWGIDAVSAGSQKALGAPPGMCMLSFSQLAEKRMLGKKTPTPYYFDVKRLAVYWGCTEENRTFHYTFSSNMLAAVREALAQVCEEGLLPMWERHKKNARLFWKKLDEIGMECFVEKIENRFNGVTGVKIPKGIDQMEFLHFLKTKYAIDITPGHGPTLGKAMRVGLMGQNSRPEVVEYLIEALKDGLKHFGHIL from the exons ATGAGTGGGCATCAAAAGGATTCAAAATTGTCAGAG GTGATGGACGACGTGAAAGTGTTCCTGAGATACGTTTTCCAAACGAAGAACAATCTCACTATAGCGGTCCAGACGTCAGGAAACGGCGGCAACGAGACTATCTTGACTAATCTTCTCGACCCTGGAGATAAGCTTGTCGTTGCTGTTGGTGGTACTTGGGGCGAAAAAGTGGTAGATATGGCTGAGAGACACA ATTTGGATACTTTGGTCCTCAGAAAAGGTCCCGGCGAGATCTACACTTTGGAGGAGCTCGAAGCTGCGATCACTCAACACAAAGCCAATATGTTGTTTGTGACGCACGGGGAGTCCACTGGAGGGACCCTCCAAGTTCTGGAAGGTGTGGGGGATATGTGCCACAAGCACAACTGTCTGTTAGCTGTGGACGCTATCGTGTCCATCGCTTCGGACCCTCTCTTCGTCGATAGGTGGGGAATCGATGCTGTGTCCGCCGGCAGTCAAAAAGCTCTAGGAGCGCCACCTGGGATGTGCATGCTCTCATTCAGTCAACTAGCAGA GAAACGCATGTTGGGAAAAAAGACTCCAACTCCGTACTACTTCGACGTGAAAAGATTGGCCGTTTATTGGGGTTGCACAGAAGAGAACCGAACTTTCCACTACACTTTTTCTTCCAACATGTTGGCGGCTGTTCGCGAGGCTTTGGCCCAAGTGTGCGAAGAAGGGCTCCTTCCAATGTGGGAAAGGCACAAGAAGAATGCTCGTCTCTTCTGGAAGAAGTTGGACGAGATTGGGATGGAATGTTTCGTCGAGAAAATAGAAAATCGATTTAATGGAGTCACCGGAGTCAAAATCCCCAAAGGAATAGACCAAATGGAGTTTCTACACTTTCTTAAAACTAA GTACGCCATCGATATAACCCCAGGTCATGGACCAACTTTGGGGAAAGCAATGCGTGTGGGACTGATGGGTCAAAACAGTCGACCAGAGGTAGTGGAGTATTTGATCGAAGCATTGAAAGACGGCTTAAAACATTTCGgacacattttgtaa
- the LOC138139186 gene encoding cathepsin B-like: MKLLLAIFLFLVSISIHSGASVTPLEDFANHLKKTLKLKEHGWISSWNFPKNVTVDVLKGLVGKNSLLRTKDTTGVLNHKFVTVKDIQMFFDTRDEWHTCESIIGVIKDQGSCDSSWAIVPASVISDRTCISSRGDKVVQLSAEDVLRCCKNCTKNTNVCDGGSTSEAWEFWMNEGVVSGGDYNSKEGCVPYSRSSYNGHSTNVCQRICTNRDYGSTYNEDKRLGFLHYRLPNSEKQIQMEMMSHGPVAAVMTVYKDFFFYKEGVYKHFTGEEVGALVVKIIGWGEEENGKYWLVANSWGNEWGNLEGFFKIRRGADHCGIESDVRAGRNSPDLTPREFIMKPVHASSESRFSECEQLLLNCVLLIFLNTVLIAN; this comes from the exons ATGAAACTACTATTAGCaatctttctttttcttgTCTCGATCAGCATACACTCAGGTGCCAGCGTCACACCTCTCGAAGACTTTGCAAACCACTTAAAAAAGACGTTAAAGTTGAAAGAACACGGATGGATCTCCTCCTGGAACTTTCCCAAGAATGTGACAGTAGATGTTTTGAAAGGTCTAGTCGGAAAGAATAGCTTGCTGAGGACTAAGGATACAACAGGAGTGTTGAACCACAAGTTTGTCACTGTTAAAGACATTCAAATGTTTTTCGACACGAGAGATGAATGGCACACGTGCGAGTCCATCATTGGTGTGATCAAAGACCAAGGAAGTTGTGACAGCAGTTGG GCGATAGTGCCGGCTTCGGTGATCAGTGACAGGACATGCATTTCAAGCAGAGGAGACAAGGTGGTTCAGCTCTCTGCCGAAGATGTGCTTAGGTGTTGCAAGAActgcacaaaaaacacaaatGTTTGTGACGGAGGGTCGACGTCTGAAGCTTGGGAGTTTTGGATGAACGAGGGTGTCGTGTCTGGAGGAGATTACAATTCGAAAGAA GGATGCGTACCGTACTCACGGTCTTCCTACAACGGCCACAGCACGAAtgtttgccaaagaatatgtACCAACAGAGACTACGGGAGTACCTACAACGAAGACAAACGTTTGGGATTCCTCCATTACAGATTACCGAACAGcgaaaaacaaatacaaatgGAGATGATGAGTCATGGTCCTGTTGCAGCAGTGATGACGGTCTATAAAGACTTCTTTTTCTACAAAGAAG GCGTGTACAAACATTTCACCGGTGAAGAAGTCGGTGCGCTGGTCGTCAAGATAATCGGATGGGGTGAAGAAGAGAATGGCAAGTACTGGTTGGTGGCAAACAGTTGGGGTAACGAGTGGGGGAACTTGGagggattttttaaaatcaggAGGGGTGCAGATCACTGTGGGATTGAATCAGATGTGAGAGCAGGAAGAAACTCGCCAGATTTAACTCCTCGTGAGTTTATAATGAAACCAGTACACGCAAGTTCTGAATCTAGATTTTCTGAATGTGAACAGCTACTTTTAAACTGTGTTTTATTGATCTTTTTGAATACTGTTTTAATCGCGAATTAA